In one window of Cytophagaceae bacterium ABcell3 DNA:
- a CDS encoding glycosyltransferase: protein MSKKLLFATAPFDGHFNPLTGLAMHLKEQGFEVRWYTGSHYADKLRKLDISHYATKRAKELTQDTLDDVFPERAKLKSTVKKIKFDIKNVFIGRSPEYYEDVKEIKESYDFDLVVCDSGFAANYLIKNLLNIPVICVGVMPLMESSKDLAPYGLGIAPEEGAVAKIKQGLMRFMSKNMIFKEGTVEFNKILKKYGLEPVNDVIFDVAVRYPSLFLQSGVLGFEYKRSDMSHKVKFVGPLLPYKKPTAENTFEHEEKLSKYDKVILVSQGTVDNKEPEKLMIPALEALKDSNSLVIVATGGANTEEIRNKYGKDNIIVEDFVDFDYIMPKCDLYITNGGYGSTLMALSHGVPLVAAGLNEGKNEITARIGYFKLGVNLGTDTPTSAQLGKAVRDVLSNKVYAQNVEKLSKEFQEYDAYQVCEKYINDVISASQTKGRHEEVIVN from the coding sequence ATGTCTAAGAAATTACTTTTTGCTACCGCTCCTTTTGATGGACACTTTAACCCTTTGACTGGTTTGGCAATGCACCTTAAGGAGCAGGGGTTTGAAGTGCGCTGGTACACTGGTAGTCATTATGCAGACAAGTTACGTAAGCTTGATATTTCCCATTATGCTACAAAAAGGGCTAAAGAGTTAACTCAAGATACCCTCGATGATGTCTTTCCAGAAAGAGCAAAGCTTAAAAGTACTGTAAAAAAGATCAAGTTCGATATTAAGAACGTGTTTATTGGACGGTCGCCGGAGTACTATGAGGATGTTAAAGAAATCAAAGAATCGTATGATTTTGATTTGGTTGTTTGTGACTCTGGATTTGCAGCTAATTATCTGATAAAAAATTTACTCAACATACCAGTAATATGTGTAGGGGTAATGCCTCTCATGGAGTCCTCAAAGGACCTAGCCCCTTATGGATTGGGCATTGCGCCTGAAGAAGGTGCCGTAGCCAAAATTAAACAAGGGCTTATGAGGTTTATGTCCAAGAATATGATTTTCAAAGAGGGGACGGTAGAGTTCAATAAAATATTAAAAAAGTATGGGCTGGAGCCGGTTAATGATGTGATTTTTGATGTTGCCGTCAGGTACCCTAGCCTTTTTCTTCAAAGTGGTGTGCTAGGGTTTGAATATAAGAGGAGCGATATGAGCCATAAAGTTAAATTTGTTGGGCCTTTGCTACCTTATAAGAAACCTACTGCTGAAAATACTTTTGAGCATGAAGAGAAGTTGTCAAAATACGACAAGGTAATTTTGGTTTCTCAGGGGACAGTAGACAACAAAGAGCCTGAAAAGTTGATGATACCTGCTTTAGAAGCTTTAAAAGACTCAAATAGTTTGGTAATTGTTGCAACAGGAGGGGCTAACACTGAAGAAATACGGAACAAGTATGGTAAAGATAATATTATTGTAGAAGATTTTGTTGACTTTGATTATATCATGCCTAAATGTGACTTGTATATAACCAACGGAGGTTATGGTAGCACGCTTATGGCCTTGTCGCATGGTGTTCCTTTGGTCGCTGCTGGGTTGAATGAAGGTAAAAATGAAATTACTGCTAGGATAGGTTATTTTAAACTAGGAGTGAATTTGGGTACAGATACGCCTACATCAGCGCAGTTGGGCAAAGCGGTTAGGGATGTGTTGTCTAATAAAGTATATGCACAAAATGTAGAAAAGTTAAGCAAAGAGTTCCAAGAGTATGATGCTTACCAAGTATGTGAGAAATATATTAATGATGTAATATCGGCTTCCCAAACAAAAGGAAGACATGAAGAAGTTATCGTAAATTAA
- a CDS encoding carboxypeptidase-like regulatory domain-containing protein, whose translation MKYRLTILALFFVLKLFASGNPISGVLLDAVSKEPLAYANIDISGKGRTYTTDSLGRFVIKNIAPEDTLEFSLLGYETLKMAANQDVSNVFLQPSDMLLDEVQVLANSLTAKEVVQIAQQNFIKNLSSGPAKKRLFFHTYEKIPFPEDNQINLKRSNFAGMDKKTFLDLYRKLPNEFVEYQNAIVDLYTYNQEAKLVPIDGISLESASEQKLMKEFGIELSDFFKDIEETIDNEEVYYKIRTGILSRKFHGNSEHKAAWESNKTDTVHITAPTKYVKADIMLLIRDYANIESKNWEFLNNPKKYNYTLELTHLNNQQTYKIDFSPKKKGLFEGKMYVSTSDYAILQLDFAYAQDKQTEKFQMFGVGHSMDFKQARVVFEKDTSGYYVKYIAAREHETASIERTISITKNQKRFLIDKKLSEIKMDLQLTFHADSYWELLVLEKSPIDQQQFNNAEQPEAVKYRKELTANPITRENITDLTPLKDLKKLRQRK comes from the coding sequence ATGAAATATCGGCTGACCATATTAGCACTCTTTTTTGTTCTGAAGCTATTCGCCTCCGGCAATCCCATTTCAGGTGTACTGCTGGATGCTGTCAGCAAAGAGCCTCTTGCTTATGCCAATATCGATATTTCAGGAAAAGGAAGAACTTATACGACAGACAGCCTCGGCCGATTTGTAATAAAAAATATTGCCCCAGAAGACACATTAGAATTTTCCCTCCTTGGATATGAAACGCTAAAAATGGCAGCCAATCAGGACGTAAGCAATGTATTCTTACAGCCTAGTGACATGCTTTTAGACGAGGTACAGGTACTTGCCAATTCACTAACAGCGAAAGAGGTGGTACAGATAGCCCAACAAAACTTTATAAAAAACCTATCATCAGGACCAGCTAAAAAGCGTTTATTCTTTCACACCTATGAAAAAATACCATTTCCCGAAGATAATCAAATCAATCTAAAGAGGTCAAACTTTGCTGGGATGGATAAGAAAACATTCTTAGACCTATACAGAAAACTACCCAATGAATTTGTAGAATACCAAAATGCTATAGTTGACCTATACACTTACAATCAAGAAGCCAAACTGGTACCAATCGATGGTATTTCTTTAGAGAGTGCGTCCGAGCAGAAATTAATGAAAGAATTTGGCATTGAATTGTCAGATTTTTTCAAAGACATTGAAGAAACCATTGACAATGAAGAAGTTTATTATAAAATACGTACTGGAATATTAAGTCGAAAGTTTCATGGAAACAGTGAGCATAAGGCAGCATGGGAATCTAACAAGACAGATACGGTACACATAACAGCACCAACAAAATATGTTAAAGCTGATATTATGCTTTTGATAAGAGACTATGCCAACATCGAAAGCAAGAACTGGGAATTCTTAAACAACCCTAAGAAATACAATTACACACTGGAGTTGACGCACCTCAACAATCAACAAACTTATAAAATTGATTTCTCGCCTAAGAAAAAGGGTTTATTTGAAGGTAAAATGTACGTCTCAACGTCTGATTATGCTATTCTTCAGCTAGATTTTGCCTATGCCCAGGACAAACAAACAGAAAAGTTTCAAATGTTTGGAGTAGGCCATTCTATGGATTTTAAACAAGCTCGTGTGGTCTTTGAAAAAGATACTTCTGGCTATTACGTAAAGTACATAGCTGCCAGGGAACATGAAACAGCTTCTATAGAGCGGACAATATCAATTACGAAAAATCAAAAACGTTTTCTTATTGATAAAAAGTTGAGTGAAATAAAAATGGACCTTCAGCTAACTTTTCATGCTGACAGTTACTGGGAATTACTGGTTCTTGAAAAATCGCCTATCGACCAACAACAATTTAATAATGCAGAGCAACCAGAAGCAGTAAAGTACAGGAAAGAACTAACAGCAAATCCTATTACACGGGAAAACATCACAGATTTGACCCCATTGAAAGACTTAAAAAAACTCCGTCAAAGGAAATAA
- a CDS encoding TMEM43 family protein, which produces MGNNDSFTEVTSQSWLSRLGGAFKGILFGIVCVVGSVYLLWWNEGRAVKTAKTLEEGAGAVVSIDNDNVNPDHEGALVHLTGKANTEEILEDNLFDVSVNGIKLRRNVEMYQWVEKRDSKSEKKLGGSEETTTTYSYEKSWASSPVNSNNFKKTEGHENPSEFKYKATSRTASNVELGAFKLSSGLVDQINAFKTLELESVDTTKVPNAKLSENVIFIGDDISNPQVGDMKVSFQVVSPSDVSLIARQVSNSFEPYKAKAGGNVFMLSMGNVSAESMFDSAKSTNTTTTWLLRFVGLFIMYAGFGMVLKPISVIGDVVPFIGNILAVGIGIISGLASFSISFVTISLAWIYYRPVLGITLLVVGGAAAFFAIQKINEKKKLKEAQKASESAPAV; this is translated from the coding sequence ATGGGAAACAACGACTCTTTTACAGAAGTTACTTCTCAATCTTGGCTTTCAAGGCTAGGAGGAGCATTTAAAGGAATTTTATTTGGAATTGTCTGTGTAGTTGGTTCGGTATACCTTCTTTGGTGGAACGAGGGGAGAGCGGTGAAAACAGCCAAAACCTTGGAGGAAGGTGCAGGTGCGGTAGTCAGTATTGATAACGACAATGTTAACCCTGACCATGAAGGAGCATTGGTACATTTGACAGGGAAAGCCAATACAGAGGAAATTTTAGAAGATAACTTGTTTGATGTTTCTGTAAATGGGATTAAGCTTAGGAGAAATGTAGAAATGTATCAGTGGGTAGAGAAGCGCGACAGTAAAAGCGAGAAGAAGCTAGGTGGTTCAGAAGAGACTACTACTACTTATTCTTATGAAAAGTCTTGGGCTTCTTCACCTGTAAATTCTAATAATTTTAAAAAAACTGAAGGACATGAGAACCCTTCTGAATTTAAATACAAAGCTACTTCCAGGACTGCGTCAAATGTTGAGTTAGGGGCATTTAAACTCTCTTCTGGTCTTGTAGACCAAATTAATGCCTTTAAGACGCTTGAACTTGAGTCGGTAGATACTACCAAGGTTCCTAATGCCAAGCTGTCTGAAAACGTAATATTTATAGGTGACGACATAAGTAACCCACAGGTGGGAGATATGAAGGTAAGTTTTCAAGTGGTGAGCCCTTCAGACGTTAGTTTAATTGCGAGACAGGTAAGCAATAGTTTTGAGCCATATAAAGCAAAGGCAGGGGGAAATGTGTTTATGCTTTCTATGGGTAATGTATCTGCAGAAAGTATGTTTGATAGCGCTAAGTCTACAAATACTACTACTACTTGGTTGTTGCGTTTTGTTGGCCTGTTTATTATGTATGCTGGTTTTGGAATGGTATTAAAGCCTATTTCTGTCATTGGAGATGTTGTTCCTTTTATAGGCAATATTTTAGCTGTAGGAATTGGGATTATTTCTGGACTTGCCTCATTCTCTATTTCATTTGTTACTATTTCTTTGGCATGGATTTATTACAGGCCAGTGTTGGGTATTACTTTATTAGTAGTAGGGGGAGCTGCAGCATTTTTTGCTATCCAAAAAATTAATGAAAAGAAAAAGCTTAAAGAAGCTCAGAAAGCGTCAGAAAGCGCTCCGGCGGTATAA
- a CDS encoding ABC transporter ATP-binding protein encodes MNLLEAQKVNKYFYEPTKFHVLKDLTFGIEKGKFVSITGKSGSGKSTLMYLLSTMDTDFEGSIKINGEEIKGKSNNWLANFRNSNIGFVFQFHYLLPEFTALQNVMLPALKLNAYSKTEVESRAFDLLKLLGVEDQAKKRASLLSGGQQQRVAIARALINDPLIVMGDEPTGNLDTYNAGIVLDLFRKLSSEKGQTMLMVTHDDEFAEQSDQIIHLTDGQLL; translated from the coding sequence ATGAACCTACTTGAAGCACAAAAAGTAAATAAGTATTTCTATGAACCTACAAAGTTCCACGTCCTTAAGGACCTAACTTTTGGAATAGAAAAAGGCAAGTTTGTATCTATAACAGGAAAATCTGGAAGTGGAAAATCTACACTTATGTATTTGTTATCTACTATGGATACAGACTTTGAAGGAAGTATTAAAATTAATGGTGAAGAGATAAAAGGCAAAAGCAACAACTGGCTAGCAAACTTCAGAAACTCAAACATAGGGTTTGTTTTTCAGTTCCACTACCTCTTACCGGAGTTTACAGCTTTGCAAAATGTTATGTTACCAGCATTAAAGTTGAACGCATATTCTAAAACAGAAGTCGAAAGCCGCGCCTTTGATTTACTGAAACTACTTGGTGTGGAGGATCAGGCAAAAAAAAGGGCATCGCTCCTATCTGGTGGCCAACAACAAAGAGTAGCCATTGCCAGGGCATTGATCAATGACCCGCTGATTGTTATGGGTGATGAACCAACAGGAAACCTAGACACTTATAATGCTGGCATTGTGCTTGACCTTTTTAGAAAACTATCTTCTGAAAAAGGACAAACTATGCTCATGGTTACCCATGATGATGAGTTTGCAGAGCAATCGGATCAAATTATACACCTAACCGATGGACAATTGCTATAA
- a CDS encoding ABC transporter permease, translated as MKFIKDFRLAASIAFTHMQAKLKQTIIATIGVTFGITVFIFMVSFITGTNQYMEDIAFEQSPHLRLYNETEIADKSILDHINPNALNIVHHMKPKDIMLNLKDGKQIAQDIKGDAQVEVVSASVNSQVFYRFGSSSINGMVNGIEFEKEDAMFNLSEKLVDGSFRELSTRPNSMVMGVGLAERLNVKTGDRIRVTTEKGNNFLVTVVGTFKTGLTEVDRRQSYANINTVQRFLNVPASYVTDIKVKLYDRELAPSISKELQKTYGFQGSDWRQDNAALLDGQGLRNMITYGTAITILLVAGFGIYNILTMMIYEKMKDIAILKAMGFSDSDIRWVFMTQALVIGAAGAIVGLLFGFLAAYGLSQVPFESDVMVTIDHMPVNFDIIFYITGFTFGIVTTTLSGFIPSRKAANVDPISILRG; from the coding sequence GTGAAGTTTATAAAAGATTTCAGGCTTGCGGCATCTATTGCTTTTACCCATATGCAGGCCAAGCTCAAGCAAACAATTATTGCTACCATAGGTGTTACCTTCGGCATTACCGTTTTTATATTTATGGTAAGCTTTATTACCGGAACAAATCAGTATATGGAGGACATTGCTTTTGAGCAATCTCCACACCTCCGCTTATATAATGAAACTGAAATAGCGGACAAGAGTATCCTTGATCATATAAACCCCAACGCACTGAACATTGTGCACCACATGAAGCCCAAAGATATCATGCTAAACCTCAAAGATGGTAAACAAATAGCACAAGATATCAAGGGAGATGCCCAGGTGGAAGTAGTATCTGCATCGGTAAACTCCCAAGTGTTTTATAGATTTGGATCCAGTTCGATCAATGGCATGGTCAATGGGATAGAATTTGAAAAAGAAGATGCCATGTTCAACCTATCTGAAAAACTCGTAGATGGCAGTTTCAGAGAGTTATCGACCCGACCTAACAGTATGGTCATGGGGGTAGGTTTGGCAGAAAGGTTAAACGTAAAAACAGGTGACCGCATAAGGGTTACAACAGAAAAAGGCAACAACTTTTTGGTCACCGTAGTTGGAACCTTTAAAACCGGTTTAACAGAAGTTGATCGAAGGCAAAGTTATGCCAACATCAATACTGTTCAACGTTTCTTAAATGTACCAGCCTCATATGTTACCGATATAAAAGTAAAGCTTTATGATCGTGAACTAGCCCCTTCTATTTCAAAAGAGTTACAAAAAACATATGGATTTCAAGGTTCTGATTGGAGGCAAGACAATGCAGCCTTGCTGGATGGACAGGGGCTGAGAAACATGATTACTTATGGAACCGCCATCACGATTTTATTAGTAGCAGGTTTTGGCATATACAACATTCTCACCATGATGATTTATGAGAAAATGAAAGACATAGCCATACTTAAGGCCATGGGTTTTTCCGATTCTGACATACGCTGGGTATTCATGACTCAAGCATTGGTAATAGGTGCCGCAGGAGCCATTGTCGGGCTACTGTTTGGCTTTTTGGCTGCATATGGGCTTTCTCAGGTTCCATTCGAAAGCGATGTAATGGTCACCATAGATCATATGCCCGTAAATTTTGATATTATTTTCTACATTACTGGATTTACATTTGGTATAGTAACTACCACACTTTCAGGGTTCATACCTTCCCGAAAAGCAGCCAATGTAGATCCAATAAGCATATTAAGAGGATAA
- a CDS encoding HlyD family efflux transporter periplasmic adaptor subunit, with product MYKYIIILAVILLYSCGSKTQTYVVGEEALNEAVYASGEVMPAEYYFLRTSSADRILRSLVKEGDTIKQGDVISVIGTSSENKQLDILTRQVILAQQNVSENSAQLNELQGRIRLARQKYKQDSLSAERYKELAEERAVSQREYEQAKLQAEGSRTEYKNLQLQYKTQKIQLEDRLLNAEQQLAVLKQSREGKVLTTPINGIVYRLYLEEGELVQPHEPVAMVGLQNQYKLELLVDERDINRIRVGQKVYFETDAYANQHFEAKIKKIISVLQRETRSFAVEAEVLSKELFYPKSSVEANILIRENAKVLVIPNEYLFPGDSVAVKHTDGTITKQKVSTGITAKRMTEITQGLNKGEVIVKPEQ from the coding sequence ATGTATAAATATATAATTATACTAGCAGTAATCCTTCTATACTCCTGCGGCAGTAAAACACAAACCTACGTGGTAGGTGAAGAAGCATTGAACGAAGCGGTATATGCTTCTGGAGAAGTTATGCCCGCAGAGTATTACTTCTTAAGAACAAGCTCTGCCGACCGTATCTTAAGGTCTTTGGTCAAGGAAGGTGACACGATAAAGCAAGGAGATGTCATTTCAGTGATAGGTACTTCTAGCGAAAACAAGCAATTGGACATCCTTACCAGACAAGTGATCCTGGCACAGCAAAATGTGAGTGAGAATTCGGCTCAGCTAAACGAACTCCAAGGGAGAATAAGGCTAGCCAGGCAGAAATACAAACAAGACTCCCTTTCTGCTGAAAGATACAAAGAGTTAGCTGAAGAACGGGCTGTCTCTCAAAGGGAATACGAACAGGCCAAATTACAAGCAGAAGGAAGCCGTACAGAGTATAAAAACCTCCAACTCCAATATAAAACTCAGAAAATCCAGTTGGAAGACAGGCTTTTGAATGCCGAACAACAATTGGCCGTGCTCAAACAGTCTAGGGAAGGAAAAGTTCTCACAACCCCCATAAACGGCATTGTTTATAGATTATATTTGGAGGAAGGGGAACTCGTACAGCCACATGAGCCGGTCGCGATGGTAGGTTTACAAAATCAATACAAGCTGGAGCTGTTGGTTGATGAAAGAGATATCAACAGAATAAGAGTAGGTCAAAAGGTATATTTCGAAACAGATGCGTATGCAAATCAACATTTTGAAGCCAAGATAAAAAAGATCATTTCAGTACTACAGAGAGAAACAAGAAGTTTTGCTGTAGAGGCAGAGGTGCTTTCGAAAGAACTTTTTTATCCAAAGTCATCGGTGGAAGCGAATATCCTAATCAGGGAAAACGCAAAAGTATTAGTTATCCCGAACGAATACCTATTCCCAGGGGATTCAGTGGCAGTGAAGCATACAGATGGCACTATTACCAAGCAAAAGGTTTCTACCGGTATTACAGCAAAAAGAATGACAGAAATAACACAAGGCTTGAACAAAGGTGAGGTAATTGTAAAACCTGAACAGTGA
- a CDS encoding TolC family protein, whose amino-acid sequence MTKAIYLLTGLIFLIYLPARADKWTLEKCLEYAEKHNKDLIAKANSVTISDKERKAAIANLLPEIEGRAGTDYYWQIPVQVLPGELVGQPGTFVPVRMGTPWMGNIGVEASLGLLNAASWQNIRLARLQQQVTKQEYSSLIKALKKNVQMSFYNVQHQRKSVETAKAIHQNYEEIHRLIRSQFERGHTDQIALNQSSTILKDRENELEQAEHTYQAALLDLKFWMGFPLDEALEIAETERPRLYNQDTYDPSLLPDFEMRQFNVALMRQRYRSTLSHLVPSISINSSYRRLGFGESADFITQSQWFTSAFIGVQLRVPIFSLNNMVYQTSIHKNRWEQAQDEFDAYQEQQKKRFLQEEIKLQQAQGNIKRQKEKLELAQQNEHLSILKIERGIIDMIQLRQIQQDLTMASEQLNQAELQYLQHYVEISYLQNQ is encoded by the coding sequence ATGACCAAAGCCATATACCTACTCACAGGATTAATCTTCCTGATTTATTTACCAGCAAGGGCAGATAAATGGACATTGGAAAAATGTCTTGAATATGCGGAAAAACATAACAAAGACTTAATTGCAAAAGCCAATAGTGTAACCATTTCAGACAAGGAAAGAAAGGCCGCAATAGCAAATTTGCTCCCAGAAATAGAAGGTAGAGCAGGCACTGACTATTACTGGCAAATTCCGGTACAAGTCTTACCAGGTGAACTTGTAGGACAACCGGGAACCTTTGTACCTGTTCGAATGGGAACACCTTGGATGGGAAATATTGGAGTAGAGGCAAGCTTGGGGCTGTTAAATGCAGCCAGTTGGCAAAACATACGGCTAGCAAGGTTACAGCAACAAGTAACGAAACAAGAATACAGTTCTTTAATAAAAGCTCTAAAGAAAAATGTACAGATGTCTTTTTACAATGTACAGCACCAAAGAAAATCTGTTGAGACAGCTAAGGCTATACACCAAAACTATGAGGAAATACATCGTTTAATCCGTTCACAATTTGAACGCGGACACACAGACCAAATTGCCTTAAACCAATCATCTACTATTTTGAAAGATAGGGAAAATGAGCTAGAGCAGGCAGAACACACATACCAAGCGGCATTGCTTGATCTTAAGTTCTGGATGGGCTTTCCGCTGGATGAAGCGCTTGAAATAGCAGAAACCGAAAGACCTAGATTATACAATCAGGACACATATGATCCCAGTCTGCTACCAGATTTTGAGATGAGGCAGTTCAATGTCGCATTGATGAGGCAAAGGTACCGTTCTACCCTATCGCACTTAGTACCTTCTATAAGTATAAATAGCAGCTATAGGCGATTAGGTTTCGGAGAATCTGCTGATTTCATTACACAAAGCCAGTGGTTTACCTCGGCATTTATTGGTGTACAGCTACGAGTACCAATTTTTTCCCTCAACAATATGGTTTACCAAACTTCTATCCATAAAAACAGGTGGGAACAAGCGCAAGATGAATTTGATGCTTATCAAGAGCAACAAAAAAAGAGGTTCTTACAAGAAGAAATTAAGCTACAACAAGCTCAGGGAAACATAAAGAGGCAGAAAGAAAAACTGGAGCTGGCTCAACAAAATGAACATCTTTCTATACTAAAAATTGAAAGGGGCATTATTGACATGATCCAGCTTAGACAAATACAGCAAGATTTAACAATGGCAAGCGAGCAACTCAACCAGGCTGAGCTACAGTATTTACAACACTATGTAGAAATAAGTTATTTACAAAACCAATAA
- a CDS encoding DUF262 domain-containing HNH endonuclease family protein — MNLDTSNRTYRQLMGNGLIYSVPRFQRDYSWTPSEWDDLWRDIELLFEEDGEQEHYMGYLVLQSKDSKNFDVIDGQQRLTTLSMLVLAILGNIQKLIDNDNEKDKNQQRLIQLRNSFIGYLDPVTLIPKSKLNLNRNNDNLYQRYLVPLEPTPKRNLKATEHLMRKAYDWFFDAIRERFKTNNKGEVYAQFIDSLSDKLFFTVITVNDELNAYKVFETLNARGVKLSSTDLLKNYLFSVVHNQGTDEHEMSELDNRWERLVGLIGSGSLPDFLRAYWNSQNRFVRHSELFKRVREKITTKGKVFALVRDIEKNADVYAALPNPEDSLWNPEQGGYIKNLKMFNVRQLYPLLLAAFQKLDNQGFTKLLKACCVISFRYNVIGNLATNEQERVYNKVAVSISEGKISSIQEMLEALKPLYVSDDKFKNDFSDKELRTTQTRNKRIVRYILFEIEKYTSGNSYDFESDSYNIEHIMPEALGDEWTHIDEKDHEQFIYRLGNMTILNKSENRSIGNASFKNKMRSYETSEFQITNRIARENSDWNPSRIKVHQKWLARQASAIWRISQLD, encoded by the coding sequence ATGAACTTAGACACTTCAAATAGAACCTATAGGCAATTGATGGGAAACGGGTTAATTTACTCAGTTCCTCGTTTCCAAAGAGATTATAGCTGGACCCCTTCAGAATGGGATGACCTGTGGAGGGACATTGAGCTATTATTTGAAGAAGATGGAGAGCAAGAACACTATATGGGCTATTTAGTCCTGCAGTCTAAAGACAGTAAAAACTTTGATGTCATTGATGGTCAGCAAAGGCTAACCACATTAAGCATGCTGGTTTTAGCGATATTAGGAAACATCCAAAAGCTAATAGACAATGATAATGAAAAGGATAAAAATCAGCAAAGATTAATTCAGTTAAGGAATTCATTTATCGGGTATTTAGACCCAGTCACCCTTATCCCCAAAAGCAAGCTCAATTTAAACCGAAACAACGATAATTTGTACCAGCGGTATTTAGTACCGCTAGAGCCCACTCCTAAAAGAAACCTTAAAGCCACTGAGCATTTGATGAGAAAGGCATATGACTGGTTTTTTGATGCTATTCGAGAAAGGTTCAAAACTAACAACAAGGGAGAAGTGTATGCTCAATTCATCGATTCGCTTTCCGACAAACTTTTTTTTACTGTTATTACGGTAAATGATGAATTAAACGCATATAAAGTTTTTGAGACTTTAAATGCAAGAGGCGTCAAACTGTCTTCTACAGATTTATTAAAAAATTACCTTTTTTCAGTTGTACACAACCAAGGAACAGATGAACACGAAATGAGTGAACTGGACAACAGATGGGAAAGACTAGTAGGGCTAATAGGTAGTGGAAGCTTACCTGATTTTCTTCGTGCATATTGGAACAGCCAAAACCGTTTTGTAAGGCATTCAGAACTGTTTAAGAGAGTAAGAGAAAAAATCACTACAAAAGGTAAAGTATTCGCTTTGGTTAGAGACATTGAGAAAAATGCAGATGTTTATGCCGCACTGCCTAACCCAGAAGACAGTTTATGGAATCCAGAACAAGGAGGTTATATCAAAAATCTCAAAATGTTTAATGTAAGGCAACTCTACCCGTTATTGCTTGCAGCCTTTCAAAAATTAGATAACCAAGGTTTTACAAAGCTCCTCAAAGCTTGTTGTGTGATTTCTTTCCGCTACAACGTTATCGGAAACCTTGCAACAAATGAACAAGAAAGGGTCTACAACAAAGTAGCAGTAAGTATTTCAGAAGGAAAAATTTCTAGTATTCAAGAGATGTTGGAGGCGTTAAAACCTCTTTATGTATCTGATGATAAATTTAAAAATGACTTTTCTGACAAAGAACTACGAACAACACAAACCAGAAATAAACGAATCGTCAGATATATACTCTTTGAAATAGAAAAATACACTTCAGGTAATTCCTATGACTTTGAAAGTGACTCTTACAATATTGAACACATAATGCCTGAAGCTTTAGGAGACGAATGGACGCATATTGATGAAAAAGATCATGAGCAGTTTATCTACCGCTTAGGGAACATGACGATATTAAATAAATCAGAAAACAGGTCAATTGGTAATGCTTCTTTTAAAAATAAAATGAGGAGCTACGAAACCAGTGAGTTTCAAATTACCAACAGAATAGCCAGAGAGAACAGCGACTGGAACCCTTCCCGAATAAAGGTTCATCAAAAATGGCTAGCCAGGCAGGCTTCCGCTATCTGGAGGATATCACAGCTTGATTAA
- a CDS encoding acyl-CoA desaturase — translation MAVLIFFVAHWYLSLFSQTFFLHRYGAHKMFHMSPFWEKFFYVVLYVTQGSSYLNPRAYAILHRMHHAYSDTEKDPHSPHFYQNPFSMMWVTKSIYNDYLKRRKSAEDRFSKDVPEWRLIDRMGDTWTSRIVFGTLYVLFYVAFATQWWMYLLLPVHFLMGPVHGAIVNWCGHKYGYSNFDNNDKSKNSLIFDFLMGGELFQNNHHKYGDRPNFAMKWFELDPTYPVIKILNLFRIIRLNKS, via the coding sequence GTGGCAGTTTTAATTTTCTTTGTGGCTCATTGGTATTTAAGCCTATTTAGCCAAACATTTTTCCTTCACCGATATGGTGCTCATAAGATGTTTCACATGTCCCCATTTTGGGAGAAGTTTTTTTATGTAGTTCTATATGTAACCCAAGGGTCGTCATATCTAAACCCAAGAGCTTATGCCATCCTCCACAGGATGCATCATGCCTATAGTGATACGGAAAAAGACCCGCACTCCCCACACTTCTATCAGAATCCATTTTCAATGATGTGGGTAACCAAGAGTATTTATAACGATTACCTAAAGAGAAGGAAGTCCGCAGAAGACAGATTCTCTAAAGATGTTCCTGAGTGGAGGCTAATTGACAGAATGGGTGACACTTGGACTTCCAGAATAGTATTTGGAACTCTCTATGTATTGTTCTATGTAGCTTTTGCTACCCAATGGTGGATGTACTTATTGCTACCTGTACACTTTTTGATGGGGCCTGTGCATGGTGCTATTGTAAACTGGTGTGGTCATAAGTACGGATATTCAAATTTTGACAACAATGACAAGTCAAAAAACTCACTCATCTTTGATTTTCTGATGGGTGGCGAATTGTTTCAAAACAACCACCACAAATACGGTGACAGGCCAAACTTTGCCATGAAGTGGTTTGAACTAGACCCGACTTATCCGGTCATAAAAATCTTGAACTTGTTTAGAATTATCAGGCTCAACAAAAGTTGA